The Pseudomonas protegens genome contains the following window.
TGTCATCCTTCGCTAGAAAAGCCCTGGTCCTGGTGTTCGCCGCAGTGGCGGGCTTTGGTGCGCTGAACGCGCTCGCGGCCGGCAAGTCCACGGCCAAGCAGGCGCCAGGGGAAAAGGTTTCGATGCTCGGCGGCAAGCTCGCCTTCACCCTGCCCAAGGGCTTCAGCGCCTCGGCCCTGCCGGCCGGCAGCGAGGCCGATGGCACCGCGGGCGCCAGCGGTACTCTGTATTCCAATGCCACCACCCGCACCGTGGTGATCGCCGCGCAGAACAGCATTCCCAATGCGGCTCAGGTCAAGGACAACGACAGCGCCTTTCTCGACGCCGCCGTCAGCAGCTTTCTCTCGCAACAGGCCGCCGCCCTGCCGGACTTCAGCAAGCAGAGTGAAAAGAGCATGACCCTCAAGGGCCTCGGGGTGCGGCAGATCGACAGCACCGCGACCCAGGGCGGCGGCCAGACCCTGAACTCGACCCTGATCGCCGGTTCCGGCTCGCGCATGGCGGTGGTCCAGGTGATTTCCCGCGCCGCCGACAAGGCCGGGCATGCGGCGCTGATGAAGCAGATCCTCGGTCAGTAAACCCTGCTTCGGCTCAGGGGTTGAGCCCCTGCAGCCAGGCCTTGAGGTCTTCGATCTCGGCTTCGCTGATGCTGTGCCCCAGCCCCGGGTAGGCATGGAACTGCGGTTGCAGCGCGGCTTCAAGCAGCAAGCGATGGGCCTGTACCCCGTCGCTGTAGGGCAGGCGCCGATCATCGGTGCCGTGGCCGATGAAGATGCCCAGGCGCTGCAGCTCCGGGCTGTTGTTCACCTGGGCCGCCAACAGCGGCAGGATCTTCCCGCTCAGGGCGGCAATGCCACGCACCGACTGCGGATGACGCAGCCCCACTTCATAGGCCATGACCGCACCCTGGCTGAACCCCACCAGCACCACCTTGTCCGGTTGGGTGTGGTACTTGGCCACCGCGGCGCGGACAAACTGGCCAATCAGCTCGGCGCTGCTGGCCAACTCCTCGGTAACGCCGTCATAGGCGCCCTGGCCCTTGCGCTGGAACCACTGGTAACTGCCCTCCTCCAGGGTCTGCGGTGCCCGGGCCGAAAGGTAGGTGTAGGACGCCGGCAGGCGCTCATGCAGGCCGAACAGATCGGCCTCGTTACTGCCGTAACCATGCAGGAAGATCACCAGCGGCTGGTTGCGGGTGTCGTCGGGGGCCTGCTCCAGGTAGCGCAGCGGCAGATCGTCGTGCAGCGTCGGCGCGGCGTGGGCCAGCGGCGCGGCCAATGCAACCAGTAGCGCCAGGTAGCGGATCATGTACGGCTCCTTGTGCCTGAGGGATGGTAGGAAAATCAGTGCAGGAGCCTAGCATCGCCGGGCCCGGTGGTTCATCTGGCGGGCAGCGCCAGCCCGCGCCAGGCCAGCGGCAACAGCAGCACCACCACCAGCCCAAACCCCACCTGAGACAGGTAGAAGGTTTCCAGCCACTGGCCGTGGGCTGCCACATAAAAGCTGTTGTGCACAACATCCAGCACGATGATCGCCAGGGTCAGCAGCAGGCCCCAGCGCGGACGCACGAACAACAGCAACGCCGCCAGAGGGTCGAACAGGGTCAGCGAGCCCCAGAAGGCCCGGCTGGCCAGCGGCGTGTCGACGCCGTAGCCATAGTCCCAGAGCAAGCCGTGGTCCAGCGCCGCGCGCAGGTGATTGAAAGTGGCCGCCAGCAGGCACAAGGCCAACAGCAGGCGGATGAACAGCGACACTCGGGACATGGACGCCTCTGCTGTAGGAGCCGGCTTGCCGGCGAAAGGCGCGCTGGCGGATCGAGGGCAACCGCACCAGGGCTGCCCATGGCCAGCCCCCATCCACCCTGGTGCGCTCCTGTCGTCGCGCTTCAGTCGTTGATCAGCTTGCCGGCGCGAATCGCCTCGCGGCCGGCCACCTTGGCCAGCCAGATGCCCGGCTGGGTGTAGCGCCCGCGGTCCAGGGCAAAGAGCACGCCGCTGGTGCCGGCCCGCACGGTGCTGACCCTGTCGTTCAGCGGGTCGACCACTTCGAACAAGGCATCGCCGCACTCGACCCACTCGCCGGCCTCGCGCAGAAAGCTGACCACGCCGTGGTGCGGGGCAAACAGGTATTCGGTGCCTTCGAAGGGCATGCCTTCGCAGCACTGCGCCGGCGCGGCGGGCCAGTCGCCGCTGATCAGGCCCTGCTCGGCGAGAAAGCCGAGGATGGCCTCGCTATTGGCCCGGGCCTGTTCGACCCGGGTGTCGCCCATGCTGCCCAGCTCCAGGGTGGTGGCCAGGTTTGCCGGGGGGATTGCCGCCCGGGGGAAATCCCGGGCCAGGCGCAGCCAGGGCGCGGAACAGGACTCGTCGAAGGAGCTGCCGCCGGAGTCTTCACAGAGCAGCGCCACCCCGGCCTTGAGCCGCGCCGCCAGGGGCTGCCACTGCGGCCAGTGCTGGGGCAAGGCATAGAGGTGGATCGCCGCTTCGAAATCGCAGTGCAGGTCCAGGGTGATGTCGGCGTCGCAGGCATGGCGCAGCAGCAAGCGGTGCAGGGCCTCCAGTTGCGAGGCCGGCGGCGGCAGTTCATCCAGCACCTGGACCATGGTGCGGCGGATCAAGGCGATATTGGCGGCGGCATCGCTGCCCAGCTGCTTGCCGATCAGGTCGCCCACCGGGCCACTGAGTTCGACGAAGGCGCGGTTGAAGTTCTTGCCGCTGCCCAGCTCGAAACGCCCCAGGTGGCTGCCCTGCACCTGCTGGTCCAGGCCGATGGGGTTGGCCACCGGCACCAGTTCGATCACCCCCTTGAGGCGGCCCTGGCGCTCCAGTTCGGCCAGACGCTGCTTGAGTTCCCAGGCGGTGCGCATGCCCGGCAATTCATCGGCGTGCAGGCTGGCCTGGATGTACACCTTGCGCGTGCCGCTACCAAAGCGGAACACGCTGAGCTGACGCTGAGTGCCCAGATGGCCCCAGGGCAGGGAATGATCGATGCGTTGCATGCTGGCTCCAGGGATCGAAAAAAGCGCGGTGCAGAATAAAACAGTGACGCAGAAAAAAGGTGGCGACCGAGTTGCGGCCGCCACCTTTTTTTACTGCATGTATCGAGCCCGACGGTTTACTCGCCGTAGACGTCGAAATCGAAGTACTTGTCCTGCACTTGCTTGTACTTGCCGTTGGCGCGGATCTCGGTAATGGCGGTGTTGAATTTCTCCGCCAGCTCCTTGTCGCCCTTGCGCACGGCAATGCCGGCACCGCCACCGAAGTATTTCGGATCGTTGTACTCGGGACCGACGAAGGCAAAGCCCTTGCCGGCGTCGGTTTTCAGGAAACCGTCATTGAGGTTGACCGAGTCGGCCAGCAGCGCGTCGATGCGACCGGAGACCATGTCCAGGTTGGCTTCCTGCTGGGAACCGTAGCGCACCAGGTCGATACCGGCCGGCACCAGCACTTCAGTGGCGAAGCGGTCGTGGGTACTGGCGCGCAGCACACCGACTTTCTTGCCCTTGAGCTCGGTCAGCGGGTCCTTGATGGCGGTGCCGGCCTTCATCACGAAGCGTGCTGGGGTGTGGTAGTACTTGATGGTGAAATCGACGTTCTTCTTGCGGTCGTCAGTGATGGTCATGGACGACAGGATGGCGTCGATCTTCTTCACCTTCAGCGCCGGGATCAGGCCGTCGAACTCCTGCTCGACCCAGGTGCACTTGACCTTCATCTGCTCGCACAGGGCATCGCCCAGGTCGACGTCGAAACCGGTGAGCTTGCCGTCGGGGGTCTTCATCGAGAACGGTGGGTAGCCGGCTTCGATACCGATGCGGATCGGCTTGGCCTCGTCGGCCGAAGCGGTGAAGGAAAACAGCGACAGTGCCAGGGCACCAAACAGCGCAAACTTGTTCATTTATAACTCCAGGAGACGGAGACTTTTATTGGCTGGTTTCGATTAGGGGCAAATCGAAGTGGCCAGCAGTCTAGAGCGGCTCCCGGGAAGCAAATTGTGTTGATGCGACAAATACTTATAAAAATCATAAAGCCGCGACGCTGCGCCCTCCCCCTCGCCCCGACGTGGTGCGTTTATCCCTGAGCAACCCGACGTTCGCCTCAGAACGGACCATGTTTACCGACATATCCTGCGCCAGCCGCAACCTGGGGCCGCCGCCAGCGCAGGTGCCCCTCAGCAGGCGCAGGACAGGTCCGGCCCCTCGCTGCGCGGTTGTCCGGTGCTGAGCCCAAAACCCTCATCGAGCCAGCCGGTGACACCGCCGATCATCTCCTTGACCGGGTATTCCAGGGCCGCCAGCTTGATCGCCGCCTTGTTCGCGCCGTTGCAGTGAGGGCCGGCGCAATACACCACGAACAGGGTGTCGCGGGGATAACCGGCCAGGTGTTCGGCGCTGAGCAAGCGCCCGGGCAGATTGATCGCCCCGGGTACATGGCCACGGGCAAAGGCCTCAGGGCCACGCACATCCACCAGGACAAAATCCACTTCACCGGCCTGCTGGCTGCTGTAGACGTCGGAACAGTCGGTTTCAAAGGTCAGGCGGTTGCAAAAATGCATCAGGGCAATGGCCGAAGGGGCGGCGGCAGTGCTGCGGACCAGGCTGGTCATGGGCGTCTCCAGAAACTCGCGATTAAGGTGGGAAGGACTTTATCGGCCCGGCCCCACCGCGTTAAAGTGGCGCCCCGGACAGCCACTGGTAACTTTCCGCCAAATGCATAATCCCCCCGGTCTGGTCGCGATCCTGGCTTACGACGGCCTGTGCACCTTCGAATTCGGCATCGCCGTGGAAATCTTCGGCCTGGCCCGGCCGGAGTTCGATTTTCCCTGGTATGAGCACTGCATCGTCGCCGTGGACCCGGGGCCGATGCACGCGGCGGGCGGTATCCGGATACTCGCCGATGGCGGCCTGGAACGGCTGGAGCAGGCCCGGACCATCATCATTCCCGGCTGGCGCAGCCGCGACCAGGCGCCGCCGCCCGAGCTGATGGCGGCCCTGCGCCGGGCCCACCATCGCGGCGCGCGGCTGCTGTCGATCTGCTCGGGGGTGTTCGCCCTGGCGGCCAGCGGCCTGCTCAACGGCCTGGGCGCCACCACCCACTGGCGCTACACCCAAGAACTGGCCGAGCGCTTCCCGGACATCCGCGTGGACCCGGACGTGCTCTATGTGGACGCCGGCCAACTGATCACGTCTGCCGGCAGCGCCGCCGGAATCGATGCCTGCCTGCACCTGGTGGCCCGGGACTTTGGCACCGGGGTGGCCAACAGCGTGGCCCGACGCCTGGTGATGTCACCCCAGCGTACCGGCGGCCAGGCCCAGTTCATTCCGGCGCCGGTCAGCCGCACCCCGCGCAGCGACCTGTCGCAGGTCATGCAATGGGCCAGGGAGCGCCTGCATCAGCCGCTGACGGTGAGCGACCTGGCGGCCCGGGCGCTGATGAGCGAACGTACCTTCTTGCGACGTTTCAGCGCCGCCACCGGCGCCACGCCCAAGGCCTGGCTGCAACATGAGCGACTGGCCCGGGCCCGGGAACTGCTGGAAAGTGGCAGCCAGACCACGGAAAGCATCGCCCTGCATTGCGGTTATCGTTCGGTGGAAAGTTTTCGCGTGGCCTTCCGCAGCCTCGTAGGCCTGCCGCCCTCGGCCTACCGCGAACGCTTCGGCCAAAAATCCCCCTCGTAGGAACCGGCTTGCCGGCGAAGCACCCGACGTTCATCCGGTGGTGTTCATCCCGGCCTCTTCGCGGGCAAGCCCGCTCCTACGGGAAAAGAGGGAGACCCCGCTGCCGGCGAAGAACACCACGCTTATCCGGTGGCGTCCATTCCGGCCCGTGTCTAAGGCTCCGGTTTGCGCAGAAGGTAGGTGTCCATGATCCAGCCATGCGTCTCGCGCGCCTGGCGACGGACCCGCTGGATCTCGTCGGCGACCTCGTCCAGGCGCCCGGCGATGAGGATCTCGTCCGCGGTGCCGAGGTAGGCGCCCCAGTAGATGTCCAGGTCCTGATGGCGCAACTGGCGGTAGGCGTCCTCGGCATCCAGCATCACCACCTGGCTGTCGGCATCACCGGCCTGCCCCGCCGCCAGACGGCGGCCGGTGGTGATTTCCACTGAGCGGCCGATGCGGTTGAGCGGCACTTTATGCTGTGCGGCCAGGGCCTGGACGCTGGTGATGCCGGGGATCACCTGATACTCGAACTGCGCCGCCCCACTGGCCAGGATCTGCTGCAGGATGCGCAGGGTGCTGTCATACAGCGCGGGATCGCCCCAGACCAGAAAGGCCCCGGTCTGCCCCGGCTGCATTTCCTGGTTGATCAGGCGTTCGAAGATCCGCTGCTTGTCACGGTTCAGCGCCTGGACGCTGGCCGGGTAATCCACGTCGCCTCGCTGACGCTCCGGGGTCTGCGCCTCGACGAAGCGATAAGGGCGCTCGGTGAGGTAGCGCTGGCACAGCTCGCGGCGCAGGTCGATCAGCGAATCCTTGCTCGGGCCCTTGTCCATCAGGAACACCAGATCGCAGCGGTTCAGCGCCTTGATCGCCTGGATGGTGATGAAATCGGGATTGCCGGCGCCGATGCCGATGACCAGGAGGGTTTTCATGGGGTCAGGTTCTCGCTGCTGTGCCTGGGGACAGTATGGGCGGCGCGACGCGCCCGACCAATGCGCCGCCGGCCCAGGGGCTCAGTCACGGCCGTCCAGTCGCAGGCGCCAGCGCCCGGCGTGGCTCAAATCCAGGCGGCCCAGGGGCTCGATGTCCAGCAGGTTGAAGCTGCTCAGGGGCGCCTGCAGCACCTGGAGCATGGCCGCGCGGATCACCATGGGATGGGTCACCGCCAGCCAGTGCCCGGGCTGCTGGGCCATCTGCTCCAGCCATTGGGCCACGCGCTGGCACAACTCGACCCGCGACTCTCCCCCCGGCGGCGCGCACTGCGGGTCTTCGAGCCAGGCCTGCAAGGCCTGGGGCTCTCGCGCTTGCAACTCGGCAAGCCGCAGCCCCTGCCAGGCGCCCACAGCGCAATCGCGCAAGGCCTCCTGCACCTGGGGCGCGGCGCTGAACAGCGCGGCCGTCTGCCGGGTGCGCCGCTCCGGCCCGCAGAGCACCCGCAGCCCGGGCTTGAAAGCCGCCGCCCGACTCAGGGCCTGGGCCTGCCAGTCCATTTCCAGGGCTTCGTCCAGGGGCAGGCGCGCCTGCTTCTGGGCAGCGGTACGGGCATGGCAGATCAGGGTCAGGCGGGTGGCCGGCAATGGGGCAATCTCGACAAAGGGCTATCAGGGGTGAGGCGCGGTTGTAGCACGATGGCCGAGGGAAAAAAACCGACGGCGAGCGCTGGAAAGCTCTCATAAAAATCAAGAACAAACTGCTTTCAAAAAGAGAATCAGCTTATAGGCCACCCAGGCACCTCCCTCTTATCCTCCAGCCCTCTTCCACGTTTCGACCCAACCAGGCACCTAAACAACCATGCACAGCGGTATGTGGGAGCTCATGTCTCTCGACCTGGCAGTCAACACTTCGCTGCTGCCGATCATCCTCTTGCAATACGTGGCCATGGTCGGGATCTTCAGCACCCTGCTGATGCTGCGCGAAGATGCCCAGCGCCTGATCAAATCCAAGAAAGTGCTGCTGGGGTTGATCCTCGGCACCAGCAACGTCGCGCTGATCGCCCTGGCCTCGCAGTTCATGCAAACCCCGGTGAAGGCGTTCCTGAGCAACGACATGCTGTTTCTTGCCGGTTTGCTGGGCGGCTGGTGGGGCGGCCTGGCCTGCCTGACACTGGTGGCGCTGGCACGTTTCTGGATCGCCGGGGCCGAGCTGTTTGCCGAAGCCCTGTTCAGTTTCAGCCTGATGACCCTGGGCGGCGTGCTGTTGCACCGCTGGTTCGAGTCGCGCGACCTGTGGTCCCTGCGCCTGAAGGATATGGCGCTGGTGGTGCTGGTGCGGATCGCCGCCGCCATCGCCCCGATGCAACTGATCGACTGGTTCGGCAGCATCGATTCCGCCATCAATGCCCAGTTGCTGTCACTGCGGATCAGTTCGACCCTGCTCTCGCTGCCGCTGATCATCCTGATCCTCGCCATGCTGCGCCGCGAAGCGCGCTACCAGCAGGCCCAGCAGCGTCTGCTGCAACAGGCCCTGACCGACTCGACCACGCAACTGCCCAATCGCCGGGCCCTGAACCTCTACCTGGAACAACTGCTGCAGCACAACGGCCCCAAGCTCGGGCGGCACACCCTGATCGTGATCAAGATCGGCAATCTCAAGGACCTGGTGGCCATCCATGGTCACGACTGGAGCGATCAATTGCTGATCGGCCTGGCGCAACAGTTCAGGGACGGGCCGGCCAGGCACGTCCTGCAGACCGCCAGCGAGCCCAGCCCCTTCATGTTCTCCGACCTCAGCATCGCCCTGGCCCTGCCCAACTGCGGGATCCGCCAGGTCGAGGAGTCGGCGCTGCTGACCTCCCTGCAAATGACCCTGCAGGCCAGCCTGCCCGGCGACGGCGGCCTGCCTCCCACCCTGCAGTACTGCGTGATCGATGCCTGCGCCGGCGGCAGCCCCACCGTCACCTTGCGCAATATCAGCCTGGCGCTGGAGGACAGCCGCCAGCCGGTGCGCTACCTGCACCAGTCGCTGATCGAGCAGGCCCAGAGCAACGAACGCATCCGCCAGCAGTTGCTGGAATGGGTGCGCACCCACAACCCGCCTCTGCACTACCAGCCGAAGTTCTGCCTGGAGCGGCGCACGGTCATCGGCGCCGAAGCCCTGCTGCGGGCCCGGGACGAACAGGGCGCGGCCATTTCTCCGTTGCTGATTCTCGACGTCATCCGCCACCACGACCTGCAGCACGCCTTCGAATGGTCGACCATCGAAGCGGTGATCCGCGATGCCCGGCGCTACATCGACGCCGGATTGACGGGACCGCTGGCGGTCAACG
Protein-coding sequences here:
- a CDS encoding alpha/beta hydrolase, whose translation is MIRYLALLVALAAPLAHAAPTLHDDLPLRYLEQAPDDTRNQPLVIFLHGYGSNEADLFGLHERLPASYTYLSARAPQTLEEGSYQWFQRKGQGAYDGVTEELASSAELIGQFVRAAVAKYHTQPDKVVLVGFSQGAVMAYEVGLRHPQSVRGIAALSGKILPLLAAQVNNSPELQRLGIFIGHGTDDRRLPYSDGVQAHRLLLEAALQPQFHAYPGLGHSISEAEIEDLKAWLQGLNP
- a CDS encoding succinylglutamate desuccinylase/aspartoacylase family protein, which encodes MQRIDHSLPWGHLGTQRQLSVFRFGSGTRKVYIQASLHADELPGMRTAWELKQRLAELERQGRLKGVIELVPVANPIGLDQQVQGSHLGRFELGSGKNFNRAFVELSGPVGDLIGKQLGSDAAANIALIRRTMVQVLDELPPPASQLEALHRLLLRHACDADITLDLHCDFEAAIHLYALPQHWPQWQPLAARLKAGVALLCEDSGGSSFDESCSAPWLRLARDFPRAAIPPANLATTLELGSMGDTRVEQARANSEAILGFLAEQGLISGDWPAAPAQCCEGMPFEGTEYLFAPHHGVVSFLREAGEWVECGDALFEVVDPLNDRVSTVRAGTSGVLFALDRGRYTQPGIWLAKVAGREAIRAGKLIND
- a CDS encoding ABC transporter substrate-binding protein; the protein is MNKFALFGALALSLFSFTASADEAKPIRIGIEAGYPPFSMKTPDGKLTGFDVDLGDALCEQMKVKCTWVEQEFDGLIPALKVKKIDAILSSMTITDDRKKNVDFTIKYYHTPARFVMKAGTAIKDPLTELKGKKVGVLRASTHDRFATEVLVPAGIDLVRYGSQQEANLDMVSGRIDALLADSVNLNDGFLKTDAGKGFAFVGPEYNDPKYFGGGAGIAVRKGDKELAEKFNTAITEIRANGKYKQVQDKYFDFDVYGE
- a CDS encoding rhodanese-like domain-containing protein → MTSLVRSTAAAPSAIALMHFCNRLTFETDCSDVYSSQQAGEVDFVLVDVRGPEAFARGHVPGAINLPGRLLSAEHLAGYPRDTLFVVYCAGPHCNGANKAAIKLAALEYPVKEMIGGVTGWLDEGFGLSTGQPRSEGPDLSCAC
- the ftrA gene encoding transcriptional regulator FtrA produces the protein MHNPPGLVAILAYDGLCTFEFGIAVEIFGLARPEFDFPWYEHCIVAVDPGPMHAAGGIRILADGGLERLEQARTIIIPGWRSRDQAPPPELMAALRRAHHRGARLLSICSGVFALAASGLLNGLGATTHWRYTQELAERFPDIRVDPDVLYVDAGQLITSAGSAAGIDACLHLVARDFGTGVANSVARRLVMSPQRTGGQAQFIPAPVSRTPRSDLSQVMQWARERLHQPLTVSDLAARALMSERTFLRRFSAATGATPKAWLQHERLARARELLESGSQTTESIALHCGYRSVESFRVAFRSLVGLPPSAYRERFGQKSPS
- the cobF gene encoding precorrin-6A synthase (deacetylating) codes for the protein MKTLLVIGIGAGNPDFITIQAIKALNRCDLVFLMDKGPSKDSLIDLRRELCQRYLTERPYRFVEAQTPERQRGDVDYPASVQALNRDKQRIFERLINQEMQPGQTGAFLVWGDPALYDSTLRILQQILASGAAQFEYQVIPGITSVQALAAQHKVPLNRIGRSVEITTGRRLAAGQAGDADSQVVMLDAEDAYRQLRHQDLDIYWGAYLGTADEILIAGRLDEVADEIQRVRRQARETHGWIMDTYLLRKPEP
- a CDS encoding histidine phosphatase family protein, whose product is MPATRLTLICHARTAAQKQARLPLDEALEMDWQAQALSRAAAFKPGLRVLCGPERRTRQTAALFSAAPQVQEALRDCAVGAWQGLRLAELQAREPQALQAWLEDPQCAPPGGESRVELCQRVAQWLEQMAQQPGHWLAVTHPMVIRAAMLQVLQAPLSSFNLLDIEPLGRLDLSHAGRWRLRLDGRD
- a CDS encoding GGDEF domain-containing phosphodiesterase — translated: MSLDLAVNTSLLPIILLQYVAMVGIFSTLLMLREDAQRLIKSKKVLLGLILGTSNVALIALASQFMQTPVKAFLSNDMLFLAGLLGGWWGGLACLTLVALARFWIAGAELFAEALFSFSLMTLGGVLLHRWFESRDLWSLRLKDMALVVLVRIAAAIAPMQLIDWFGSIDSAINAQLLSLRISSTLLSLPLIILILAMLRREARYQQAQQRLLQQALTDSTTQLPNRRALNLYLEQLLQHNGPKLGRHTLIVIKIGNLKDLVAIHGHDWSDQLLIGLAQQFRDGPARHVLQTASEPSPFMFSDLSIALALPNCGIRQVEESALLTSLQMTLQASLPGDGGLPPTLQYCVIDACAGGSPTVTLRNISLALEDSRQPVRYLHQSLIEQAQSNERIRQQLLEWVRTHNPPLHYQPKFCLERRTVIGAEALLRARDEQGAAISPLLILDVIRHHDLQHAFEWSTIEAVIRDARRYIDAGLTGPLAVNVSASTLSDANFAVLLIQRLKESGLPGHRLTLELTENTLLQDTRQAAHNMLLLKDHGVTLSLDDFGTGYSALSILAKYPFAEVKIDHSMISLLHYERMRTAVSIAQESARLYQATLTAEGVETQEQIDILRSIGIGCAQGYFFSPAVPLEQLIELGVGCEGLRSERRGD